CTTAAGAACAAACTATATTGATAACTTTCCTGCTATAATCCATTCAAAAGCAGTAAAATCGTGCAATAAAAGTTTGGAGTCTCTAAAAACTGAGATACCTAAAAATGAGAAAATAGAAAAAATTAAAATCCGATTTATTGTTCAAAGCTATAGTATAGGACAAACTTCGGATAAGAGTGAGCATTACGTGAAAGAAATAGAATACAACTGGAAATAAAACTGGAATTTACTTGTTATCTCAAATAACCTGCCATTGATTTGAAGTTCTTTTGGCAGGTTATTTTAATCATGCTTACAGAATAAAAGTCTAATATCTCATTAAGAATATCAAGGAATCCAAACTTAAAAAGCTCCAATAAAGCAACAAGCCAAATAAATCTGATTACTATCCCTAAATAGTCGACTTCACATCAAAAAATATTTTACTGAAGTTACGCAAGTAGCTATTAGGCTAGAAGCCTCTTACTATATAGCAAGGGCATCGCCCTACATATCCGGTACCTCCGAATTTCCGCCCTAAAAGAGCATAAAAGGCACACAGTTCCGCTCTTTCAGAGCTTATAGAGAGTTCACTTTTACGTAGGGCGATGCCCTACGTTGTATATTGTAAGTTTTTCAGGCTAATTGCGAAACTTGAATATCTTATATTAATAATCGCATGTTAATTCTATCTTAATGTGCTATTTTTAAGATTTTCTTAAAATTCAATCTCTCTAGAAATAATGAATCAGAGTAAAAAACGCATAAATAAATGCAATAATATGCGCAAAACATACTTATATTGCATAAAGTATCATAGAATATACAACATCTTTACCCTAATAAAACTCCAAAAGTTTAAAACGAACGTGTTGTTCCTCGGTGTGCGTCGATTCGTTCCTCACCGAGAAACCTATTCTTCCTCGGTGAGGAACAAATTGAAAGGCTATTTGAGCTTCTTTTTTCTCTAGTTCTTCTTAATTCATTGAGATAACAAATATATCAAAATGATTCCTTTTCCAACAATTACCTTTACATAGAATAAGAGAAAGAGACAAGTCTATATAATTTAAGCACCAGATTCTCCCCGAAAACAGAATAAACAAATTTAAAAAAATCCGGATATTGAGTTTTTTCTCTTCCACCTTTAAGAAGGAGCTAGTTCTCCCCTTCTTAACCGTTTAAATATTCTTTTTTTAAGAATGGTCATTATCTCATCCCAAACAAAGTACATCAGAAATATCCTGAAAAAAGTTTGTCGTCCTAAAACGCTTGTTGTACCTTTGTCAACATTAGAGCAATACTCTATAAAATATTTGGGGAATATATCAAACATAAAATAGATTGCTCTATAATTATCTGATTCATTTAATTACTTTTTATTCTACTATGCAAAAGTTATTATCCTTACCCCCTAACTTAATCCAGTGTTTCCACGAACTGGAAGAAGTGAATCATACCGACTGGTTTTGTACGTCAGACCCCATTGGAAGCAAGCTGGGTTCCGGCGGTGGAACTACCTGGCTGCTGCAAGCCTGCCATCAGGAATTCGCACCTCAAGAAACTTTTAGCAATTGGATAGGGCACGAGAAGAGAATATTGCTTCATGCGGGCGGACAAAGCCGCCGTCTGCCAAGTTACGGGCCTTCCGGTAAGATATTAACTCCTATTCCTATTTTTAGTTGGGAACGGGGACAAAAGCTGGGACAGAATCTGCTGTCATTACAGCTTCCGCTATACGAAAGAATTATGAAGCAGGCACCCGCCGGGCTGAACACATTGATAGCCAGCGGGGATGTGTATATCCGTTCGGAAAAGCCATTACAGGATATTCCTAATGTAGACGTCGTGTGCTACGGTTTGTGGGTGAATCCTTCATTAGCAACACACCACGGTGTGTTTGTGTCCGACCGGAAAAGACCGGAAGTTCTCGACTTCATGTTGCAGAAACCTTCGCTTGAAGAATTGGAAAGTTTATCCAAGACGCATCTTTTCCTAATGGACATCGGTATTTGGATTTTAAGTGACCGTGCCGTAGAAGTATTGATGAAACGTTCTTTAAAAGAAGGAACAGACGATATTAATTATTATGATTTATATTCGGACTATGGGTTGGCTTTGGGAGAGCATCCTAAAACTAAAGATGAAGAAATCAACCAATTGTTCGTAGCTATATTGCCTTTGCCCGGTGGAGAATTTTATCATTATGGTACAAGCCATGAACTGATTTCTTCGACGCTGTCTATACAAGACAAGGTACGCGACCAAAGAAAAATCATGCACCGGAAAGTAAAACCGAATCCGGCTATTTTTATTCAAAACTCCATCACTCAGGTGGCTCTTTCTGCCGATAATGCAAATCTTTGGATAGAAAACAGTGATATAGGAAAAGGTTGGAAATTGGGTTCCCGCCAAATCATAACAGGAGTTCCTGAAAATCATTGGAACATCTGTGTGCCGGATGGTATCTGTGTTGATATTATTCCTGTCGGCGAAGATGATTTTATAGCTCGTCCGTATGGTTTGGATGATGTATTCAAAGGAGCATTAGAAAAAGCTACGACTACTTATCTCAATCTCCCGTTCTCACTATGGATGGAAGAAAGAGGGATTACGTGGGGGGATATAAAAGGTCGCACGGACGATTTGCAGGCTGCTTCTATTTTCCCAAAAGTATCTTCCGTAGAGGAATTAGGGATATTAGTACGTTGGATGACATCGGAACCGCAATTGAAAGAAGGAAAAGAACTTTGGCTGAAAGCGGAGAAAGTTTCTGCTGATGAAATTTCGGCGGGTGCTAATCTGAAACGTCTTTATGCACAGCGCAGCAGTTTCCGCAAGGAGAACTGGAAAGGATTGGCTGCCAACTACGAAAAGAGTGTATTCTATCAATTAGATTTGCAGGATGCGGCTAATGAATTCTCACGTTTGGGCTTAGAGACTCCCGATGCCCTGAAAGAGGATGCCGCTCCAATGGTTCGGATACATAACCGTATGCTTCGTGCACGGATTATGAAGTTACGCGGAGAGGATGCTTGCCAAAAGGAAGAACAGGCAGCTTTCCATTTGCTTCGCGACGGTTTGCTGGGAGCTATGGCAGAACATAAAAATCGTCCTGTACTCAGCGTCTTTTCCGACCAAATCGTATGGGGTCGCAGCCCTGTACGGATTGATGTGGCCGGGGGATGGACGGATACTCCGCCCTACTCTCTTTATTCAGGCGGAAGTGTCGTTAATCTCGCTATCGAATTGAATGGTCAGCCGCCATTACAAGTATATGTGAAGCCCTGCAAAGAATATCACATCGTGCTCCGCTCTATCGACATGGGCGCTATGGAAATTATCAGAAACTACGAGGAACTGCAAGACTATAAAAAAGTCGGTTCTCCGTTCTCTATCCCGAAAGCAGCGCTCTCCCTTGCCGGCTTTGCGCCGTCATTCTCCGCTGAATCTTACGCTTCACTGGAAGATCACTTAAAAGCTTTCGGTTCGGGACTGGAGCTTACATTATTGGCTGCTATTCCGGCAGGTTCCGGCTTGGGTACCAGTTCTATTTTAGCATCTACCGTTCTCGGAGCTATCAATGACTTCTGCGGACTAGCTTGGGACAAGAATGATATTTGCAGTTACACATTAGTACTGGAACAGCTTCTGACTACCGGCGGCGGTTGGCAAGACCAATACGGTGGTGTATTCTCGGGCGTTAAGTTACTTCAATCCGAAGCTGGCTTTGAACAAAACCCGTTAGTACGATGGTTACCCGACCAACTCTTTGTTCATCCTGATTATCGCGACTGCCACTTGCTATATTATACGGGAATCACCCGTACAGCCAAAGGTATATTAGCTGAAATTGTCAGCTCCATGTTCCTCAATTCAGGTATGCATCTGAGCTTGTTGGCTGAAATGAAAGCACACGCCATGGATATGAGTGAAGCTATTCTACGCAGCAATTTCAGCAGTTTCGCCAATTTGGTAGGTAAGA
The DNA window shown above is from Bacteroides faecium and carries:
- a CDS encoding bifunctional fucokinase/fucose-1-phosphate guanylyltransferase yields the protein MTFYSTMQKLLSLPPNLIQCFHELEEVNHTDWFCTSDPIGSKLGSGGGTTWLLQACHQEFAPQETFSNWIGHEKRILLHAGGQSRRLPSYGPSGKILTPIPIFSWERGQKLGQNLLSLQLPLYERIMKQAPAGLNTLIASGDVYIRSEKPLQDIPNVDVVCYGLWVNPSLATHHGVFVSDRKRPEVLDFMLQKPSLEELESLSKTHLFLMDIGIWILSDRAVEVLMKRSLKEGTDDINYYDLYSDYGLALGEHPKTKDEEINQLFVAILPLPGGEFYHYGTSHELISSTLSIQDKVRDQRKIMHRKVKPNPAIFIQNSITQVALSADNANLWIENSDIGKGWKLGSRQIITGVPENHWNICVPDGICVDIIPVGEDDFIARPYGLDDVFKGALEKATTTYLNLPFSLWMEERGITWGDIKGRTDDLQAASIFPKVSSVEELGILVRWMTSEPQLKEGKELWLKAEKVSADEISAGANLKRLYAQRSSFRKENWKGLAANYEKSVFYQLDLQDAANEFSRLGLETPDALKEDAAPMVRIHNRMLRARIMKLRGEDACQKEEQAAFHLLRDGLLGAMAEHKNRPVLSVFSDQIVWGRSPVRIDVAGGWTDTPPYSLYSGGSVVNLAIELNGQPPLQVYVKPCKEYHIVLRSIDMGAMEIIRNYEELQDYKKVGSPFSIPKAALSLAGFAPSFSAESYASLEDHLKAFGSGLELTLLAAIPAGSGLGTSSILASTVLGAINDFCGLAWDKNDICSYTLVLEQLLTTGGGWQDQYGGVFSGVKLLQSEAGFEQNPLVRWLPDQLFVHPDYRDCHLLYYTGITRTAKGILAEIVSSMFLNSGMHLSLLAEMKAHAMDMSEAILRSNFSSFANLVGKTWIQNQALDCGTNPPAVAAIIEMIKDYTLGYKLPGAGGGGYLYMVAKDPQAAGQIRRILTEHAPNPRARFVDMTLSEKGLQVSRS